A section of the Rhodospirillales bacterium genome encodes:
- a CDS encoding transglutaminase-like cysteine peptidase, protein MLNTKSTKTGVLTKVKTHLDRNRLGELLVDSGQISEMQLSDALRIQKASGLALGEVLKEQGLISGGALRATLAQQVAWRAMAATLAFVIGFGALGIHTARATSAVGDAGSISRPEGARLQQASINRRDIPAPAPHYQSLFGTQEIRSADVSPFTKWTGVMARLNDTTAALPDALKSERGASEEEKIEAVNAFYNKVRYIEDKNNWGTSDYWETPQEFISRGGDCEDFAIAKYAALKSLGFSEDQLRLAIVRDTWKGIPHAILIVYTADGAKFLDNQYREVKQVAGFDRYQPVYSINRTGWWRHV, encoded by the coding sequence ATGCTGAATACGAAATCGACCAAAACGGGTGTGCTGACCAAAGTGAAGACGCATCTCGACCGCAACCGCCTCGGCGAACTTCTGGTCGACAGCGGTCAGATCAGCGAGATGCAGCTTTCGGACGCGCTGCGGATCCAGAAAGCCTCCGGCCTTGCGCTGGGCGAAGTGCTCAAGGAACAGGGGCTGATCAGCGGCGGCGCGCTGCGCGCAACGTTGGCGCAACAGGTGGCATGGCGCGCAATGGCGGCCACGCTGGCCTTCGTCATCGGCTTTGGCGCGCTGGGCATTCATACCGCGCGCGCAACCTCGGCGGTCGGCGATGCCGGTTCCATCAGCCGCCCGGAAGGCGCGCGTCTGCAACAGGCTTCGATCAACCGCCGCGACATTCCGGCCCCGGCCCCCCATTATCAAAGCCTGTTCGGGACGCAGGAAATCCGTTCCGCCGACGTTTCTCCGTTCACCAAATGGACCGGCGTCATGGCGCGACTCAACGACACGACCGCCGCCTTACCCGATGCGCTGAAAAGCGAAAGGGGCGCGAGCGAGGAAGAAAAGATCGAGGCCGTCAACGCCTTCTACAACAAGGTCCGTTATATCGAGGACAAGAATAACTGGGGCACATCGGATTACTGGGAAACGCCGCAGGAATTCATCAGCCGCGGCGGCGATTGCGAGGATTTTGCCATCGCCAAATACGCGGCGCTTAAAAGCCTGGGCTTTTCCGAAGACCAGTTGCGCCTTGCCATCGTGCGCGACACCTGGAAGGGCATCCCGCACGCGATCTTGATCGTATACACGGCGGACGGCGCCAAGTTTCTGGACAACCAGTACCGCGAAGTCAAGCAAGTCGCCGGGTTCGACCGTTACCAGCCCGTCTATTCGATCAACCGCACCGGCTGGTGGCGCCACGTCTAA
- a CDS encoding bifunctional heptose 7-phosphate kinase/heptose 1-phosphate adenyltransferase has protein sequence MQNAPKLTNWIEKLTAARLLVIGDVMFDRFVYGDAARLSPEAPVPVLAATRVVSAPGGVGNVAANLSALGVDVTLLAVAGDDAAGAELAAILERRGVRADLVVDPSRPTIRKERYIANGQHLLRVDAESAAPLAAEVESALCARIPTLARGCAAIVVSDYGKGVVGPKILDAVRATGLPFFVDPKGRDYARYHGAAAITPNKKELADATGMGVSDDSGIVAAARRIRAECGIATVLATRAAEGMTLVGADEPLHLRARAREVFDVSGAGDTVIAVFAAAMAVGADAGDAAALANAAAGRVVEKSGTATLSAKELRAALADAAPSFAIAPVLSWDDAAALAARWREGGLKVGFTNGCFDILHQGHVTMLAHARAVCDRLILGLNCDASVTRLKGVGRPVNDQDARARVVAALGSIDAVVLFGANADEGDTPLKLIQTVRPDMLFKGADYTRDRVIGADFVESTGGRVALLPLEDGFSTTATIRKIGAA, from the coding sequence ATGCAAAACGCTCCAAAATTAACGAACTGGATCGAAAAATTAACCGCCGCGCGTCTGCTCGTGATCGGCGATGTAATGTTCGACCGTTTTGTTTATGGCGATGCCGCGCGCCTGAGCCCCGAGGCGCCGGTCCCGGTTCTTGCCGCCACCCGCGTTGTCTCCGCCCCCGGCGGGGTGGGCAATGTCGCCGCCAATTTGTCCGCGCTGGGTGTAGATGTGACGCTGCTTGCGGTTGCGGGCGACGACGCCGCGGGCGCGGAACTGGCCGCGATACTGGAACGCAGGGGCGTCCGGGCCGATCTGGTGGTCGATCCGTCCCGCCCCACCATCCGCAAGGAACGCTATATCGCGAACGGCCAGCATCTTCTGCGTGTTGATGCCGAAAGCGCCGCGCCACTGGCGGCGGAAGTCGAATCCGCGCTTTGCGCGCGGATTCCCACGTTGGCTCGGGGTTGCGCGGCGATCGTCGTCTCCGACTACGGCAAGGGTGTCGTCGGCCCGAAAATACTGGATGCCGTGCGCGCGACAGGCCTGCCGTTTTTCGTTGATCCCAAGGGCCGCGATTACGCGCGCTATCATGGCGCCGCCGCGATCACGCCCAATAAAAAGGAACTGGCCGATGCGACAGGTATGGGCGTATCGGATGATTCCGGCATCGTCGCCGCCGCGCGCCGGATACGGGCCGAATGCGGCATCGCCACGGTGCTTGCCACCCGCGCGGCCGAGGGCATGACGCTGGTGGGGGCGGATGAACCCTTGCATCTGCGCGCGCGGGCGCGCGAAGTGTTCGACGTTTCCGGCGCGGGCGACACGGTGATCGCGGTATTCGCGGCCGCGATGGCGGTAGGGGCGGATGCGGGCGACGCTGCTGCGCTGGCCAACGCCGCGGCGGGCCGCGTGGTCGAAAAATCAGGCACCGCCACCTTGTCGGCAAAAGAATTGCGCGCCGCGCTGGCCGATGCTGCGCCTTCATTCGCGATTGCCCCCGTCCTGTCATGGGACGACGCGGCGGCCTTGGCCGCGCGCTGGCGCGAAGGCGGGCTGAAGGTCGGTTTCACCAATGGCTGTTTCGACATTCTTCATCAGGGCCACGTCACCATGCTGGCCCATGCACGTGCCGTCTGCGACCGGCTAATTCTGGGACTGAACTGCGACGCTTCGGTCACGCGCCTGAAAGGGGTCGGACGCCCCGTGAACGATCAGGACGCGCGCGCCCGCGTGGTCGCCGCTTTGGGCAGCATCGACGCCGTGGTGCTGTTCGGCGCGAACGCGGACGAGGGAGATACCCCCCTTAAACTCATCCAGACCGTGCGTCCTGATATGCTTTTCAAGGGCGCGGATTATACGCGCGATCGCGTAATCGGCGCCGATTTCGTGGAATCCACCGGTGGGCGCGTGGCCTTGTTACCGCTTGAGGACGGGTTTTCGACCACCGCGACCATCCGCAAGATCGGTGCGGCCTAA
- a CDS encoding thioredoxin family protein yields the protein MRLRRLFCLYIYICLCLLCAANPARAQDSHVALDLFANTGAAVPGQVLHLAVRQTIAPDWHTYWVNPGDSGEAMRLDWTLPPGYAPSELQWPAPRRVPYGPLMNFGYTDTAVMLADLLVPPDARPGDMLKIEATAQVLVCDEICTPETHDLALDLPVAATAQPANKALFEMAGRAMPLPVGWPVETNLDDSRVRVRITLPPDQAGIAAGPDTLALFPLEYGYMVNAAPQTVSYDASARRLTIEQARDTGRDLAEIDTAAYVLRAGDQAWRIDGPVVATPPALGLSAAVPSATAQGMGLALTLVFALAGGLILNLMPCVFPVLSMKALHLVEMHGAERRAARLNGVLYALGVVIMFVALGALLLALRAGGESIGWGFQLQNPVLVAMLAWLMFVIGLNLAGVFDLRIAFGGSMLLAEEHHPRLTAFLTGVLATLVATPCSAPFMAGAVGVALTRAAPVALLIFATLGLGLALPFLALSLVPVLQKILPRPGAWMETLRQLLAFPMFASAVWLVWVVAQQAGPDAVGWTGAGMCAIALAIWLFDRPAPTRKVRAVLTLLGFFAFALALCTLIPIVPRTGSSMSISDDARGDARPFTPAALDDALATGAPVFVNMSASWCITCLVNERMTLSTRAVRALFDAAGVVSLRGDWTGQDPAITAYLQRFGRSGVPLYVLYPAPKADGPRPAPVILPQILTRAALETALNMPQESGHANASDQ from the coding sequence ATGCGTTTGCGCCGCCTGTTCTGCCTTTATATTTATATATGTCTGTGCCTGCTTTGCGCCGCGAATCCCGCGCGGGCGCAGGATTCGCACGTCGCGCTCGACCTGTTTGCCAACACCGGCGCGGCGGTGCCGGGACAGGTACTGCATCTGGCGGTTCGCCAGACCATTGCGCCGGACTGGCACACTTATTGGGTTAATCCCGGCGACAGTGGCGAGGCGATGCGCCTGGACTGGACCCTGCCACCGGGTTATGCGCCCTCCGAACTGCAATGGCCCGCGCCGCGCCGCGTGCCTTACGGCCCGTTGATGAATTTCGGCTATACTGATACGGCGGTGATGCTGGCCGATCTGCTGGTTCCCCCCGATGCCCGTCCGGGCGACATGCTGAAAATCGAAGCAACGGCGCAGGTGTTGGTCTGCGATGAAATCTGCACCCCGGAAACCCACGACCTTGCGCTTGACCTGCCGGTGGCGGCCACGGCGCAGCCCGCGAACAAGGCGCTTTTTGAAATGGCTGGGCGGGCGATGCCCTTGCCCGTCGGCTGGCCGGTTGAAACCAACCTTGATGACAGCCGGGTCCGGGTTCGCATCACCCTGCCGCCAGATCAGGCGGGTATCGCCGCTGGCCCGGATACGCTTGCGCTGTTTCCACTGGAATACGGCTACATGGTCAATGCCGCGCCGCAGACCGTATCCTATGACGCATCCGCCCGGCGACTGACAATCGAACAGGCACGGGATACGGGCCGCGATCTGGCTGAGATCGATACCGCCGCCTATGTCCTGCGCGCGGGCGACCAAGCATGGCGCATTGACGGACCCGTGGTTGCGACGCCGCCTGCGCTGGGTCTTTCCGCTGCCGTCCCGTCCGCAACGGCGCAAGGCATGGGATTGGCGCTGACGCTGGTCTTCGCGCTTGCGGGTGGCCTGATTTTGAATCTGATGCCCTGCGTGTTCCCGGTGCTTTCGATGAAGGCGTTGCATCTGGTCGAAATGCACGGCGCCGAACGCCGCGCCGCGCGTCTGAACGGAGTTTTGTATGCGCTGGGCGTCGTTATCATGTTTGTGGCGTTGGGCGCGTTGCTGCTGGCGCTGCGCGCCGGGGGCGAAAGCATCGGCTGGGGCTTTCAACTGCAAAACCCGGTGCTGGTTGCAATGCTGGCATGGCTGATGTTCGTGATCGGCCTCAACCTCGCGGGTGTTTTCGACCTGCGCATCGCTTTTGGCGGCAGTATGCTGCTGGCCGAGGAACACCACCCCCGTTTGACCGCGTTCCTGACCGGCGTGCTGGCGACTCTGGTCGCGACGCCGTGCAGCGCGCCCTTCATGGCCGGGGCGGTGGGCGTTGCGCTGACCCGCGCCGCGCCGGTCGCGCTTTTGATCTTTGCTACGCTTGGGCTGGGACTGGCCTTGCCTTTTCTTGCGCTCAGCCTCGTGCCCGTGCTGCAGAAAATCCTGCCCCGCCCCGGCGCGTGGATGGAAACGCTGCGTCAGTTGCTGGCCTTCCCGATGTTTGCCTCCGCCGTCTGGCTGGTCTGGGTGGTGGCGCAGCAGGCGGGGCCGGATGCCGTGGGCTGGACCGGCGCCGGCATGTGCGCGATCGCGCTTGCGATCTGGCTGTTCGACCGGCCCGCGCCGACGCGCAAGGTTCGTGCCGTTTTAACCTTGCTCGGCTTTTTTGCTTTCGCTCTGGCGCTTTGTACACTGATCCCCATCGTCCCGCGTACCGGATCGTCAATGTCGATAAGCGACGACGCGCGCGGTGATGCCCGGCCATTCACCCCGGCCGCGTTGGATGACGCTCTGGCGACGGGTGCGCCGGTCTTTGTCAACATGTCGGCGTCGTGGTGCATCACCTGTCTGGTCAATGAACGCATGACGCTTTCGACCCGCGCGGTGCGCGCTTTGTTCGATGCGGCGGGCGTCGTGTCCCTGCGCGGCGACTGGACGGGGCAGGACCCGGCGATTACCGCCTATTTGCAACGTTTCGGCCGTTCGGGTGTGCCGCTTTACGTGCTTTATCCGGCCCCCAAGGCGGACGGCCCGCGGCCCGCGCCGGTGATCCTGCCGCAGATACTGACCCGCGCGGCGCTTGAAACTGCGCTTAACATGCCGCAAGAGTCCGGCCATGCGAATGCGTCCGACCAGTGA
- a CDS encoding copper chaperone PCu(A)C — MRFSFTVILALVLFLAVPSFAQDADKTQTVPSTMQIERASTLAAPVQVPTAGVFMVLTNNAAAPDRLVGADSAAADGVELVSLSVGDDGRMALNRVDAIDVPAGEPLVLGMGGSSLLMTGVKSQFKTGEKFPMNLKFEHAGTVPVNVEVIDPQEMTKRFSPQTMEGVMRKLRTIQENREKAENPSFLDRLRNKVRSLLGRAPENTPGVTKTMPALPADAAMQAPVHIDPNAIDPKKTPGPLPEGPMSTPDGVIPGTLPPAPQPSIGNPTDMEALPVPTVESIRATSGAVVPPSPPISARLPDGPQPGVPVKSGE, encoded by the coding sequence ATGCGTTTCTCGTTTACGGTGATTCTGGCGCTGGTTTTGTTTTTGGCTGTGCCTTCATTCGCGCAGGATGCGGATAAAACACAGACCGTGCCGTCCACAATGCAGATTGAACGCGCCAGCACGCTGGCCGCGCCGGTTCAGGTGCCGACTGCGGGCGTGTTCATGGTCCTCACCAATAACGCCGCCGCGCCGGACCGGTTGGTCGGCGCCGATAGCGCCGCGGCCGATGGGGTCGAACTGGTTTCTCTTTCGGTCGGCGACGATGGCCGGATGGCGCTTAACCGTGTTGATGCGATCGACGTCCCGGCGGGTGAACCGCTGGTCCTTGGCATGGGCGGCAGCTCTTTGTTGATGACCGGCGTTAAAAGCCAGTTCAAGACGGGCGAAAAATTTCCGATGAACCTGAAATTTGAACATGCGGGCACCGTGCCGGTGAATGTCGAGGTGATCGACCCGCAGGAAATGACTAAACGCTTTTCGCCCCAAACTATGGAAGGCGTAATGCGCAAGCTGCGCACGATTCAGGAAAACCGGGAAAAGGCGGAAAATCCATCTTTCCTGGATCGTCTGCGCAACAAGGTGCGTTCGTTGCTGGGCCGTGCGCCTGAAAACACGCCCGGTGTGACCAAAACCATGCCGGCGCTCCCGGCGGACGCGGCCATGCAGGCACCCGTGCATATCGACCCCAATGCCATCGACCCGAAAAAAACGCCCGGGCCTTTGCCCGAAGGGCCGATGTCCACCCCCGACGGCGTGATACCGGGCACCTTGCCGCCCGCGCCGCAGCCATCCATCGGTAACCCGACGGATATGGAGGCGCTGCCGGTGCCGACCGTCGAATCCATTCGTGCCACCAGCGGCGCGGTCGTGCCGCCGTCGCCGCCCATCAGTGCGCGCCTGCCCGACGGGCCACAACCGGGCGTACCCGTGAAAAGCGGTGAATAA
- a CDS encoding HAD family phosphatase: MNKTVVFDVGGVLIDWNPEYLYRRLIPEARAREAFLKTVCTRAWNAQQDLGRSWADAVRERIAAFPEHESLIRAYDENWHEMVAGLVPGTSELKDNLRARGVKVFALTNFSAEKWTLAQSLWPTLARFDGVVCSGVERVAKPDPAIYRVLFNRHALDPAACLFIDDLPANVAAARDLGMRGHVFTNAGALADTLAAFLA, from the coding sequence GTGAATAAGACGGTTGTTTTTGATGTTGGCGGGGTTCTGATCGACTGGAACCCTGAATACCTCTATCGCCGCCTGATCCCGGAGGCGCGTGCGCGTGAAGCGTTTCTTAAAACGGTCTGTACCCGCGCATGGAATGCGCAGCAAGACCTTGGGCGCAGCTGGGCCGATGCGGTGCGCGAACGAATCGCCGCCTTTCCCGAACACGAATCCCTGATCCGTGCCTACGATGAAAACTGGCACGAAATGGTCGCGGGTCTGGTGCCGGGTACATCGGAATTGAAAGACAATCTGCGTGCGCGCGGCGTGAAGGTCTTTGCCCTGACCAATTTTTCGGCAGAAAAATGGACACTGGCACAAAGTCTGTGGCCGACCCTCGCGCGTTTCGATGGCGTGGTCTGTTCGGGTGTGGAGCGTGTCGCCAAGCCGGACCCGGCGATTTACCGCGTGTTGTTCAACCGCCATGCTCTCGATCCTGCCGCGTGTCTATTCATCGACGATCTGCCCGCGAATGTCGCGGCGGCGCGCGATCTGGGGATGCGGGGTCATGTCTTTACAAATGCCGGTGCTTTGGCCGACACTCTTGCGGCGTTTCTGGCTTGA
- the aroQ gene encoding type II 3-dehydroquinate dehydratase — protein MTDTAAARTILILIGPNLNLLGTREPALYGTMTLAEIEAMCAAHAAKLGLRTALRQSNHEGELVTWIQDAIADGTAGVIVNAGAYTHTSVAIHDALKMLSCPIVEVHHSNPMAREAFRHTSYIAPLAMAVIAGIGPDGYLVALDALANKLK, from the coding sequence ATGACCGACACCGCCGCCGCCCGCACGATCCTGATCCTGATCGGCCCGAACCTCAACTTGCTTGGCACGCGCGAACCCGCGCTGTACGGCACGATGACGCTGGCGGAGATCGAGGCGATGTGCGCCGCCCACGCCGCGAAACTGGGTCTGCGCACCGCGCTGCGGCAATCGAACCACGAAGGCGAGTTGGTGACCTGGATCCAGGACGCTATAGCGGACGGTACCGCTGGTGTTATCGTCAATGCGGGTGCATACACCCATACCTCGGTGGCGATTCATGACGCGCTTAAAATGCTGTCCTGCCCGATCGTCGAGGTTCATCATTCCAATCCGATGGCGCGCGAGGCATTCCGTCATACTTCCTATATCGCGCCGCTAGCCATGGCGGTGATCGCTGGGATCGGGCCGGATGGCTATCTCGTGGCGCTGGATGCGTTGGCCAATAAATTGAAATAA
- the accB gene encoding acetyl-CoA carboxylase biotin carboxyl carrier protein — MKIDKAAIRQLAELLDETALSEIEVAQGEEKIRVSRRAEGGIAYMPPMASAGASVFPIDNPGAPMPPSMEIAHATTAQHPGAVISPMVGTAYLSPEPGKPPFVAKGAQVKAGDTLMIIEAMKVMNPIKAERGGTVKQVLIEDARPVEFGDVLMIIE; from the coding sequence ATGAAAATCGACAAAGCCGCCATCCGGCAACTGGCCGAACTGCTCGACGAAACCGCGCTTTCGGAAATCGAGGTCGCGCAGGGCGAGGAAAAAATCCGCGTCTCCCGCCGCGCCGAAGGCGGCATCGCCTACATGCCGCCTATGGCCTCCGCCGGTGCCTCGGTGTTCCCGATCGACAATCCCGGCGCGCCGATGCCGCCCTCGATGGAAATCGCCCATGCGACCACGGCCCAGCATCCGGGCGCGGTGATTTCGCCCATGGTCGGCACCGCTTATCTCTCGCCCGAACCAGGCAAGCCGCCTTTTGTAGCCAAGGGCGCGCAGGTTAAGGCGGGCGATACGCTGATGATCATCGAGGCGATGAAGGTTATGAACCCAATCAAGGCCGAGCGCGGCGGCACCGTCAAACAGGTCTTGATCGAGGACGCGCGCCCCGTCGAATTCGGCGACGTGCTGATGATCATCGAATAA
- a CDS encoding RidA family protein, with the protein MSARRQIVPPDFTPVMGAYSHGLSVALTPATRMIFVTGQIAMDAAGAAVAPGDAAAQAEFVFENIKAILAADGATLDDVVKVQIFLTDMNDFAKVSPVRNRYLERAKPVSTLVEVSRLVKDGCCVEIEVIAMVEK; encoded by the coding sequence ATGTCCGCGCGCAGGCAAATCGTTCCGCCCGACTTCACCCCGGTCATGGGGGCTTATTCGCACGGGCTTTCGGTTGCATTGACGCCGGCGACCCGCATGATATTCGTGACCGGCCAGATCGCGATGGACGCGGCGGGCGCGGCAGTTGCGCCGGGCGACGCCGCCGCGCAGGCGGAATTCGTTTTTGAAAACATCAAAGCCATTCTGGCGGCCGACGGCGCGACGCTGGACGACGTGGTCAAGGTCCAGATTTTTCTGACCGATATGAACGACTTCGCAAAGGTGTCGCCCGTGCGCAACCGTTACCTTGAGCGCGCCAAACCGGTCAGCACGCTGGTCGAGGTCAGCCGCCTGGTCAAGGACGGTTGCTGCGTGGAAATCGAAGTTATTGCGATGGTGGAGAAATAG
- the accC gene encoding acetyl-CoA carboxylase biotin carboxylase subunit — protein sequence MFKKVLIANRGEIALRIHRACKELGILSVAVHSTADANAMAVRLADESVCIGPPPAKDSYLNIPAILTAAAVTGADAIHPGYGFLSENAEFARMVEEHGFTFIGPKPEHIDCMGDKAMAKETVKKLGLPVVPGSDGVVETLAEGLKVAKKIGYPVITKAVAGGGGKGMKVIHKESEFEEAWNTARREAKANFGDDSMYIEKYLDKPRHIEVQVFGDGKGEGIHLGERDCSIQRRHQKVVEEGPSPALTPEQREYIGGLAADVVRRLGYRGAGTFEFLYQDEEFYFIEMNTRIQVEHPVTEMITGIDLVTEQIRIAAGEPLLINKDNLRLRGHAIEIRINAEDPRTFLPSPGEITQFHAAGGLGVRLDSAIYTGYRIPPYYDSMVGKLIVHGRTREEALRRLKRAIHETVIDGVKTTLPLHAWIVEQPDFIKGKYTIHWLEKQLAAMTDADAIPTGKGARARR from the coding sequence ATGTTTAAAAAAGTCCTCATCGCCAATCGCGGCGAAATCGCTCTGCGCATTCATCGCGCCTGCAAGGAACTGGGGATTCTTTCGGTCGCGGTGCATTCGACCGCCGACGCGAACGCGATGGCGGTACGTTTGGCCGATGAATCGGTCTGCATCGGCCCGCCGCCGGCGAAGGACAGCTATCTCAACATCCCCGCGATCCTGACCGCGGCGGCAGTGACGGGCGCGGACGCCATCCACCCCGGTTATGGCTTCCTGTCCGAAAACGCGGAATTTGCCCGCATGGTGGAGGAACACGGCTTTACCTTTATCGGTCCCAAGCCCGAACATATCGATTGCATGGGCGACAAGGCGATGGCCAAGGAAACCGTCAAGAAACTGGGCCTGCCGGTGGTGCCCGGATCGGACGGCGTGGTTGAAACATTGGCCGAGGGGCTAAAGGTCGCAAAGAAAATCGGTTATCCCGTGATTACCAAGGCGGTCGCGGGTGGCGGCGGCAAGGGCATGAAGGTGATTCACAAGGAATCCGAATTCGAGGAAGCCTGGAATACCGCGCGGCGCGAGGCCAAGGCCAATTTCGGCGACGATTCCATGTATATCGAAAAATACCTCGACAAGCCGCGCCATATTGAAGTGCAGGTCTTTGGCGACGGCAAGGGCGAGGGGATCCATCTGGGCGAACGCGACTGCTCGATCCAGCGCCGCCATCAAAAGGTGGTGGAGGAAGGGCCAAGCCCCGCCCTGACCCCGGAACAGCGCGAGTATATCGGCGGGCTTGCGGCGGATGTGGTGCGCAGACTGGGATACCGCGGCGCCGGGACGTTCGAGTTCCTGTATCAGGACGAGGAATTCTATTTCATCGAGATGAACACCCGCATCCAGGTCGAACACCCGGTGACCGAGATGATCACAGGCATTGACCTAGTGACCGAACAGATCCGCATTGCCGCGGGCGAACCGTTGTTGATCAACAAGGACAATTTGCGCTTGCGCGGCCACGCCATCGAAATCCGCATCAACGCCGAAGATCCGCGCACCTTCCTGCCCAGCCCCGGCGAGATCACCCAGTTCCATGCCGCAGGCGGTCTGGGCGTGCGCCTCGATTCCGCGATTTATACCGGCTATCGCATTCCGCCCTATTACGATTCCATGGTCGGTAAGCTGATCGTCCATGGCCGCACTCGGGAGGAGGCGCTCCGCCGCCTCAAACGTGCGATCCACGAAACCGTGATCGATGGGGTCAAAACGACGCTGCCGCTGCACGCATGGATCGTCGAACAACCCGATTTCATCAAGGGAAAATACACCATCCACTGGTTGGAAAAACAGCTTGCGGCTATGACCGATGCCGACGCCATCCCCACCGGGAAAGGTGCCCGCGCGCGGCGCTGA
- a CDS encoding isochorismatase family protein, giving the protein MIVPQATDARALFIVDVQPLTLTGDIALRITDAIARFTEQPLYQAYIVAEYHAPKSSMMYKQGAFTLKAEETGPSSEAVLRALEPYRKNLFRVHKTTRSCFKGTDPDGLNRFLTQRGIREIHFVGFDINDCVLASAYDAIDMGYYSFVLEELSHHHAGLEHLKESAITIYRRQNMTNNSLIEGIARKRIEDPS; this is encoded by the coding sequence ATGATCGTTCCACAAGCAACGGATGCAAGAGCCCTGTTCATCGTCGATGTTCAGCCTCTGACATTAACCGGCGACATAGCCTTGCGTATCACCGATGCGATCGCGCGGTTCACAGAACAGCCCCTTTATCAGGCCTATATCGTCGCGGAATACCATGCCCCAAAATCATCCATGATGTACAAGCAGGGTGCTTTCACCCTGAAAGCCGAAGAAACCGGCCCCAGCAGCGAGGCCGTTTTACGCGCGCTAGAGCCATACCGGAAAAACCTTTTCCGAGTGCACAAAACCACACGATCCTGTTTCAAAGGGACGGACCCGGACGGCCTGAACCGTTTTTTGACCCAGCGCGGGATCCGTGAAATTCATTTCGTAGGCTTTGACATCAATGACTGCGTTCTGGCCAGCGCCTACGATGCCATCGATATGGGGTATTACAGTTTTGTTCTTGAGGAGTTGTCCCACCATCACGCAGGGCTGGAGCATCTGAAAGAATCGGCGATTACGATATATCGCCGCCAGAACATGACCAATAACAGCCTGATTGAAGGCATCGCGCGAAAACGGATCGAGGATCCATCCTAG